The sequence GGGGTATTGATTATGCATATACACCACCGTTTATGCAACAACTGGGACTTATCGGAATGTCAGAGGAGACACTGAATGAAACAATAAGAAAGAAAATCCAAAAAAAATTCCAATACGGAAGCATCTTACTTAACAAAGACAATACACTACTTGCCAACCAATTAGGTGCATTACCCAAGACGAATTTTTATTTATCTCTTCACCAACCCTTTACGGAATTGGAAAAAAAATTTAAAAGAGAAATTTCAAAAACAAGCGAAAAACTACTTAATAGCAAATGGGGGTATAATAAAAAAATCCACTTAAATGATTGTATTTCTTTATATCAGCAAATACAAGGATATAAAATGCCGCATATCAAAACGAATGATTATGAACAACTGATTCAACTTTGCAATCAGTCTACTAACAATCATCTTCAATATTTTGCCAGAAGCATACACAATCCTAATGGAGATCTATATGCTGTTTTACTGCTCTTAAAAGATAACAAACGAATCTATAATATAATTAATGCCAGTACCCCGGAAGGAAGAAAGGAAAATGCCAATTATCTTCTTTATTATGAATGCCTAAAGGAATTCAGTGAACAACAGCTCTTATTCGATTTTGAAGGTTCATCAATTCCAGGTATTGCTCGGTTTTACAGCAAATTCAATCCGTTAAAAGAAAGCTATTTCATATGGCATTACAATCGTTTGCCTTTTCCGCTATCATTAATTCCTTAATATATTTTTCTTTTTTGTAAAATAGATTCTGCCAATATTAAGTCAACAGGTCTTGTGATTTTGAGATTATCATAATCACCCTCTATCAAATATATTTTTTCTCCTGAATATTCTACAACCGTAGCTTCATCAGTAAAAATTTCCTGATAAGGCATATTAAACGACTTTATTAGGAGCTCCCCTTTAAAAGTCTGTGGAGTCTGAATAATCTTTATCCTGCTTCGATTGATAGCTGTATGATTAGAATGATCATCTAAAATACGAATACTATCAATTGCACTGACAGCAGGTATAGCAGAACCCATAAGGACCGTCTGCTCATAACAGGCTCTGATTAATGCAGGTGTAATCAGGCATCTTACCCCATCGTGTACAAATACAATTGAGTCCTTATTGAGCAAATTAACCCCATTTTTCACAGAGTGAAATCTGGTAGCTCCCCCTTCAATAATAGTAACTGAGTCTTCCTTACCCATTTCGGAAACAAGTATTTCCCCCTGCCTTATAAAGTCTGAGGGCAAAACAAGAATGATAGAAATATCATCAAATGCATCAAAAAAAGCATTGATTGTATAC is a genomic window of Sediminibacterium sp. TEGAF015 containing:
- a CDS encoding 2-C-methyl-D-erythritol 4-phosphate cytidylyltransferase — its product is MTKKIAIITAGGSGTRMGGAMPKQFLLLKDKPILWYTINAFFDAFDDISIILVLPSDFIRQGEILVSEMGKEDSVTIIEGGATRFHSVKNGVNLLNKDSIVFVHDGVRCLITPALIRACYEQTVLMGSAIPAVSAIDSIRILDDHSNHTAINRSRIKIIQTPQTFKGELLIKSFNMPYQEIFTDEATVVEYSGEKIYLIEGDYDNLKITRPVDLILAESILQKRKIY